In Phacochoerus africanus isolate WHEZ1 chromosome 2, ROS_Pafr_v1, whole genome shotgun sequence, one DNA window encodes the following:
- the LOC125120695 gene encoding LOW QUALITY PROTEIN: olfactory receptor 1020-like (The sequence of the model RefSeq protein was modified relative to this genomic sequence to represent the inferred CDS: inserted 2 bases in 2 codons) has product MNNHSSVTEFILLGFSDHTEPQCLLFMALLLIYMITVFQNLGMILIIKIDSHLHTPMYFFLSTLSLIDFCYCSDITPNMLVNFWVKNPIISCNACATQFFFFGSFAGIEGFLLTMMTYDHYAAIXKPLLYTVTMSPYLNVLLVLTTYLAGFINAAVHTGLSFQLSFCHLNVINHFFCDTPLLLKLSFSDTRVNEIVIFAFDSFNELSCLLTIPISCLYILTAILKISSAEGRHKAFSTCSSHLVGVTIFFGTILFIYLCPSSSYAMDQDKVVSVFYTVAIPMLNXLIYSLRNKEVKTSLGKIFKTTSFCFCI; this is encoded by the exons ATGAACAACCATTCATCAGTGACTGAATTCATTCTCCTGGGATTTAGCGATCATACAGAGCCACAGTGTCTTCTTTTTATGGCACTTCTACTCATCTATATGATCACTGTGTTTCAAAATCTTGGCATGATCCTAATAATCAAGATTGACTCACATCTTCACACTCcaatgtactttttcctcagtACCTTGTCCCTCATTGACTTCTGTTATTGTTCTGACATTACCCCTAATATGCTGGTGAATTTCTGGGTGAAGAACCCCATAATTTCATGCAATGCGTGTGCCACtcaattcttcttttttggttcttttgCTGGCATTGAGGGCTTCCTGTTGACCATGATGACCTATGACCATTATGCAGCCA TTAAGCCTCTTCTTTACACAGTCACTATGTCCCCCTATCTTAATGTCCTGCTGGTACTGACCACGTATCTTGCAGGCTTTATAAATGCTGCCGTTCACACTGGCCTTAGCTTCCAACTGTCATTCTGCCATTTAAATGTCATCAACCACTTTTTCTGTGACACGCCACTGCTCCTGAAACTCTCTTTTTCTGACACACGTGTCAATGAAattgtcatttttgcttttgacAGTTTTAATGAACTGAGTTGCCTTCTGACTATTCCCATTTCATGTCTCTACATCCTCACTGCGATCTTGAAGATCAGTTCTGCTGAGGGGAGGCacaaagccttctccacctgttcTTCCCACTTGGTGGGGGTCACCATCTTCTTTGGCACAATCCTGTTCATTTATCTCTGCCCCAGCTCCAGTTATGCGATGGACCAAGACAAAGTGGTGTCCGTATTTTACACGGTGGCCATCCCCATGTTAA CTCTTATCTACAGTCTGAGAAACAAAGAGGTTAAAACCTCCttaggtaaaatttttaaaacaacctcTTTTTGCTTCTGTATTTAG
- the LOC125121092 gene encoding LOW QUALITY PROTEIN: olfactory receptor 9G1-like (The sequence of the model RefSeq protein was modified relative to this genomic sequence to represent the inferred CDS: substituted 1 base at 1 genomic stop codon), with protein sequence MEKNNHTITEFILLGFTTDPVEQLVLFVVFLGVYSGTILGNTTLMVLISKDSRLHTPMYFFIGNLSFLDLWYSSVYTPKILVTCVSEEKTISFAGCAAQFFFSGGLGYSECYLLAAMAYDHYMAISKPLLYSQAMSIKLCAFFVAASYLGGFINCSIITKRIFTMNFCNDNVIDDFFCDLLPLVKXVCGRKEGYQALMYFLLASNVITPAVLILASYLFIITTILRIRSTQGHLKAFSTCSSQLISVTLCYGSILYIYSHPRSSCSSDRDKIVSTFYTVVFPMLNPMIYSLKNKDVKEVLNKLFK encoded by the coding sequence ATGGAGAAAAACAATCACACAATCACTGAGTTCATCCTGCTGGGCTTCACAACAGACCCTGTGGAGCAGCTGGTCCTCTTTGTTGTCTTCCTTGGTGTCTATTCTGGGACTATCTTAGGAAATACCACCCTCATGGTGTTGATCAGTAAGGACTCCAGGCTGCACACACCCATGTATTTCTTCATTGGGAATCTGTCTTTTCTGGATCTCTGGTATTCTTCTGTCTACACCCCAAAGATCCTAGTGACCTGTGTCTCTGAAGAGAAAACCATCTCCTTTGCTGGCTGTGCAGCccaatttttcttctctggtggGCTAGGGTACAGTGAGTGTTACCTGTTGGCTGCCATGGCTTATGACCACTACATGGCCATCTCAAAGCCACTGCTTTATTCTCAGGCCATGTCCATAAAGCTCTGTGCATTCTTTGTTGCAGCCTCATATCTTGGTGGCTTTATTAACTGCTCCATCATCACCAAAAGAATTTTTACCATGAATTTCTGTAATGACAATGTCATTGATGACTTCTTTTGTGATTTGCTTCCCCTGGTGAAGTAGGTTTGTGGCAGGAAGGAAGGTTACCAGGCTTTGATGTACTTCCTCCTGGCCTCCAATGTCATCACCCCTGCCGTGCTCATCCTGGCCTCCTACCTCTTCATCATCACTACCATCTTGAGGATCCGCTCCACCCAGGGCCACCtcaaagccttctccacctgctcctcccaacTCATCTCTGTCACCTTGTGCTATGGCTCCATCCTCTATATCTATTCCCATCCACGATCGAGCTGTTCTTCAGATAGGGACAAAATAGTTTCCACATTTTATACTGTGGTGTTCCCCATGTTGAATCCCATGATCTACAGCCTAAAGAATAAGGATGTGAAAGAGGTTCTGAACAAACTCTTCAAATAA
- the LOC125120696 gene encoding LOW QUALITY PROTEIN: olfactory receptor 140-like (The sequence of the model RefSeq protein was modified relative to this genomic sequence to represent the inferred CDS: inserted 1 base in 1 codon) — MDLPMPPNNVTEFVLLGLTQNPHLSKILYMVFLFIYLATLLSNLFIVIIISLSPTLSTPXYFFLAHLSFIDASLSSVTTPKVTIDLLYQRTTISWGGCLTQLFLEHFLGGSEIIVLIAMSCDRYVAICKPLRYTTIMRHGFCQLLVGMAWVGGILHAIVQIHLVLDFPFCGPKVIDHVMCDFFSLLELACTDTYWRGIAVSANSGGMCLVFFFMLIISYMVILNSLKSHGSEGRHKALSTCGSHFTVMVLFFIPCIFSYVRPVATYPVDKLVSLFYGSFTPMLNPIIYTVRNTEVKNAMKILLKRRVTWVVHDA, encoded by the exons ATGGATCTCCCCATGCCTCCCAACAATGTGACTGAATTCGTTCTCTTAGGACTCACACAGAATCCACACTTGAGTAAAATACTCTACATGGTCTTTTTGTTCATATACCTGGCTACCCTACTGTCAAATCTGTTCATTGTCATTATCATTTCCCTCAGCCCCACACTTTCAACTC TGTACTTCTTTCTCGCTCACTTGTCCTTCATAGATGCCTCCTTATCCTCTGTCACTACCCCCAAAGTTACCATTGACCTGCTCTATCAAAGGACAACCATCTCCTGGGGTGGCTGCCTGACTCAGCTGTTTTTAGAACACTTCCTGGGAGGATCAGAAATCATCGTTCTCATTGCCATGTCTTGCGACCGCTATGTGGCTATCTGCAAGCCTCTGCGCTACACAACCATCATGCGACATGGGTTCTGCCAGCTCCTGGTGGGGATGGCCTGGGTTGGAGGGATACTCCATGCCATTGTGCAGATTCACTTAGTCCTTGACTTTCCCTTCTGTGGTCCCAAAGTCATTGACCATGTCATGTGTGATTTCTTCTCACTGTTGGAACTTGCCTGCACTGACACCTACTGGCGTGGAATAGCGGTATCAGCTAACAGTGGGGGCATgtgcttggtcttttttttcatgCTAATCATCTCCTACATGGTCATTCTGAACTCTCTGAAATCCCATGGCTCCGAAGGAAGACACAAAGCCCTCTCTACCTGTGGCTCCCACTTTACAGTAATGGTACTCTTTTTCATCCCTTGTATATTCAGCTATGTACGTCCCGTGGCTACATATCCTGTGGACAAGTTGGTGAGTTTGTTCTATGGAAGCTTCACTCCCATGTTAAATCCTATCATTTATACAGTGAGAAACACAGAGGTGAAAAATGCCATGAAGATTCTGTTGAAGAGGAGAGTAACTTGGGTTGTGCATGATGCCTAG